A genome region from Tolypothrix sp. PCC 7712 includes the following:
- a CDS encoding S41 family peptidase translates to MRLFRLNYFKRLAKVFILSIAILLVLWLSSPLLPIFAKPETQLFEQVWQTVNDNFYDPQFNGVDWPAIKKQYQPQLIKAESSKDVAFLINQMLAQLKSSHTRFYTQDEPAYYQLLGIFLAHSPELKKQLKQFLPTGKVEYTDIGLFTKDINGKIFISSILDDSPAVKAGLKVGDQILSVDGHSYQPIKSFAGKAGQAVKMLIQRSPEASSQQEIAVVPKIYDASTMFLQAQTASVELIEVAGKKVGYIHIWSNAADPYQQQLQDELIYGRLKNADALVLDLRDGWGGGDISYLNIFSAKHNLSLTSIPRSGRSYTYNYQWKKPVVMLVNENSRSSKEIIAFGFQQNKMGLVLGTQTAKAVLGGRPYLMRDGSLLYVAVTNVLVNGNQRLEGKGVVPDINISFPLEYAQGVDPQKQKAIETVLDQVR, encoded by the coding sequence ATGAGATTATTTAGGCTGAATTATTTTAAGCGGTTAGCGAAAGTATTTATACTAAGTATTGCTATTTTACTTGTACTCTGGTTGAGTTCACCACTTCTCCCTATATTCGCAAAACCAGAGACTCAACTTTTCGAGCAAGTTTGGCAAACAGTAAACGATAATTTTTACGATCCTCAGTTTAATGGAGTAGATTGGCCAGCCATCAAAAAACAATATCAACCTCAGCTAATTAAAGCTGAATCAAGCAAAGATGTTGCTTTTTTGATTAATCAAATGCTTGCTCAACTTAAATCTTCTCATACAAGGTTTTATACTCAAGATGAGCCTGCTTACTATCAGCTTTTAGGAATTTTTTTGGCTCACAGTCCAGAGTTAAAAAAGCAATTAAAACAGTTTTTGCCAACAGGTAAAGTAGAATACACTGATATTGGTTTATTTACCAAAGATATTAATGGCAAAATATTTATTAGTTCTATTTTGGATGATAGCCCTGCTGTGAAAGCAGGCTTAAAGGTAGGTGACCAAATTTTAAGTGTTGATGGTCATTCATATCAGCCAATCAAGTCTTTTGCTGGTAAAGCAGGTCAAGCTGTCAAAATGTTGATACAGCGATCGCCTGAAGCCAGCAGTCAGCAAGAAATTGCTGTTGTACCCAAAATTTATGATGCTAGCACGATGTTTTTGCAAGCGCAGACAGCCAGTGTGGAACTAATTGAAGTTGCAGGGAAGAAGGTTGGTTATATTCATATATGGTCAAATGCAGCTGACCCTTACCAACAACAACTCCAAGATGAACTAATTTATGGTCGCTTAAAAAATGCCGATGCTTTAGTTTTAGATTTGCGAGATGGCTGGGGTGGAGGTGATATTAGTTATCTCAACATCTTTAGCGCTAAACACAATCTCAGCCTCACCAGTATTCCGCGTTCTGGACGTAGTTATACTTATAACTATCAATGGAAGAAACCTGTAGTGATGTTAGTAAATGAGAACAGTCGTAGTAGTAAAGAAATTATTGCGTTTGGGTTTCAACAAAATAAGATGGGGTTAGTTCTTGGGACTCAAACGGCAAAAGCTGTACTTGGCGGTCGTCCTTATTTAATGCGCGATGGTAGCCTACTTTATGTTGCAGTTACGAATGTATTGGTTAATGGTAATCAAAGGCTGGAAGGTAAAGGTGTAGTACCAGATATTAATATTTCATTTCCTCTAGAATATGCCCAAGGAGTAGACCCGCAAAAACAAAAAGCTATAGAAACTGTGTTAGATCAAGTGCGGTGA
- a CDS encoding aldo/keto reductase — protein MLYRELGNTGERVSAIGLGGWHLSLKHVDEQLAIRLVRTAIDRGITFMDNSWDYNGGESEIRMGKALRDGYRDKVFLMTKIDGRSKKEATKQLDESLKRLKVDCIDLVQHHEILRFDDPHRVFDEEGANAALVAAKAAGKLRYIGFTGHKDPEIHLHMLQVADNYGFKFATAQMPLNVMDAHYRSFAKLVVPELVKRNIGILGMKSMANGILLKSKTVTPIECLHYALNLPTSVVITGIDSMEILEQAFKAVDTFKPMTEEQVQTLLAKTADAGSRGEFEPFKTSSIFDGTAKNPDWLGDEPKRLQQLMSA, from the coding sequence ATGCTATATCGAGAACTTGGTAATACTGGAGAGAGAGTTTCTGCAATTGGATTGGGCGGATGGCATCTCAGCTTGAAACACGTAGATGAGCAGTTGGCAATACGGCTTGTTCGCACAGCGATTGATCGAGGCATCACCTTCATGGATAACAGTTGGGACTATAACGGAGGTGAAAGTGAAATTCGCATGGGGAAAGCACTCCGTGATGGCTATCGAGACAAAGTCTTCCTGATGACCAAAATTGATGGACGCTCTAAAAAAGAAGCTACTAAACAGCTCGATGAATCCTTAAAACGCCTAAAAGTCGATTGCATTGACCTAGTACAACATCACGAAATCCTGCGATTTGATGATCCGCATCGGGTTTTTGATGAAGAGGGCGCAAATGCGGCGCTAGTTGCAGCAAAAGCAGCTGGAAAGCTACGCTACATTGGCTTTACGGGGCACAAAGACCCCGAAATTCATCTGCATATGCTCCAGGTTGCAGACAATTACGGCTTTAAATTTGCTACAGCTCAGATGCCGTTAAATGTGATGGACGCACACTATCGGAGTTTCGCCAAGCTGGTTGTACCAGAACTAGTCAAACGAAATATCGGTATTTTGGGAATGAAAAGTATGGCAAATGGGATTCTGCTCAAGTCCAAGACGGTAACGCCAATTGAATGTCTCCACTATGCGCTGAATCTACCTACTTCGGTGGTAATTACGGGAATCGACAGTATGGAGATTCTCGAGCAAGCATTCAAAGCCGTAGACACATTTAAACCGATGACAGAGGAGCAGGTGCAAACATTGTTAGCCAAAACCGCAGATGCTGGATCTCGCGGCGAGTTTGAACCTTTCAAGACTTCATCCATTTTCGACGGTACTGCCAAAAATCCCGATTGGCTGGGAGATGAACCAAAACGCCTTCAGCAATTAATGTCAGCCTGA
- a CDS encoding ABC transporter substrate-binding protein, which translates to MFKTSKFRRLTVFVLLGLLTSWIVSCSTGNVGTQTKQASGGATTIEFWTMQLQPQFNGYFQNLIASFESQNKGIKINWVDIPWAAMENKILTAVSAKTPPDVVNLNPDFASQLAGRNAWLDLDTKVSNEVISSYLPNIWKASTLNGKSFGIPWYLTTRLTIYNTDLLKQAGINKTPNTYAELGQAAQQIKDKTGKYAFFVTFVPQDSGEVLESFVQMGVTLVDSEGKAAFNSPQGKAAFQYWVDLYKKGLLPKEVLTQGHRHAIDLYQAGETAFLASGPEFLKTIANNAPKIAQASAIAPQITGDTGKKNVAVMNLVIPKDSKYADAAVKFALFVTNDQNQLAFAKAANVLPSTVKSLADSYFKNVPASATTVDKARVISAQQLQQAEILTPTMKDFNKLQKAIYENLQAAMLDQKTVEKAVEDAAQQWNNRT; encoded by the coding sequence ACTGTGTTTGTACTGCTCGGTTTATTGACTAGCTGGATAGTCAGTTGTAGTACAGGAAATGTAGGCACGCAAACAAAACAGGCCTCTGGGGGAGCAACAACGATTGAGTTTTGGACAATGCAACTCCAACCTCAATTTAATGGTTACTTTCAGAACCTGATTGCATCTTTTGAATCACAAAACAAAGGTATAAAGATTAACTGGGTCGATATACCTTGGGCAGCAATGGAGAACAAAATCTTAACAGCTGTCTCAGCAAAAACGCCACCTGATGTTGTCAACCTCAATCCGGATTTCGCATCTCAACTTGCAGGACGAAATGCCTGGTTAGATTTAGATACAAAAGTCTCAAATGAAGTAATTTCCTCCTATCTGCCAAATATTTGGAAAGCTAGCACACTCAATGGTAAAAGTTTTGGTATTCCCTGGTACCTCACTACCCGGCTAACTATTTATAACACTGATTTATTAAAACAGGCAGGTATCAACAAAACACCGAATACTTACGCAGAATTAGGGCAAGCGGCACAACAAATTAAAGATAAAACAGGGAAATATGCCTTTTTTGTAACTTTTGTTCCGCAAGATTCCGGAGAAGTTTTGGAATCATTTGTGCAAATGGGAGTCACCTTAGTAGATTCCGAAGGTAAAGCAGCTTTTAACTCACCGCAAGGCAAAGCAGCTTTTCAGTATTGGGTAGATTTATATAAAAAAGGGCTACTTCCCAAAGAGGTTTTAACTCAAGGACATCGCCATGCAATAGATTTATACCAAGCTGGTGAAACAGCATTTTTAGCTTCAGGCCCTGAATTTCTGAAAACGATCGCCAATAATGCCCCCAAAATTGCTCAAGCCTCTGCGATCGCACCTCAAATTACAGGTGATACTGGTAAAAAGAATGTTGCTGTTATGAACTTAGTTATCCCCAAAGATAGCAAGTACGCAGATGCTGCTGTGAAATTTGCTCTGTTTGTCACTAACGATCAAAACCAATTAGCTTTTGCTAAAGCTGCTAATGTTTTGCCATCTACCGTAAAATCACTGGCTGATAGCTATTTTAAAAATGTTCCTGCTAGTGCGACAACAGTAGACAAAGCCAGAGTAATTAGCGCTCAACAACTACAACAGGCAGAAATATTAACGCCGACTATGAAAGATTTCAATAAATTGCAAAAGGCAATTTATGAGAACTTGCAAGCAGCAATGTTAGACCAAAAAACAGTAGAAAAAGCTGTAGAAGATGCAGCACAACAGTGGAACAATCGCACATAG